A single region of the Demequina sp. genome encodes:
- a CDS encoding DUF1801 domain-containing protein → MTSPEVDAWMARYDNPMRDVVQRVRQIMLQSDERLSECIKWQTPTFVYKGFLASFYPKPTSVATLIFHAGRAIPGSFPHLEPAGNDGLALRVVSIAEAEERRDELERIVAAWIALRDRAS, encoded by the coding sequence ATGACGTCCCCTGAGGTCGACGCATGGATGGCTCGCTACGACAATCCGATGCGTGACGTGGTGCAGCGCGTGCGACAGATCATGCTGCAGTCGGACGAGCGGCTCTCGGAGTGCATCAAGTGGCAGACTCCGACCTTCGTCTACAAGGGCTTCCTCGCGAGCTTCTACCCCAAGCCCACGTCCGTTGCCACGCTGATCTTTCACGCGGGTCGCGCGATCCCCGGCAGTTTCCCGCACCTTGAGCCCGCGGGGAACGACGGTTTAGCGCTGCGGGTCGTCTCGATCGCGGAGGCCGAGGAGCGCCGCGACGAGCTTGAGCGCATCGTCGCTGCGTGGATCGCGCTGCGCGACCGCGCCAGCTGA
- a CDS encoding APC family permease: protein MALPIFSSDMLSSVAYGPQELLLMLTAGGLAFLVFAPWVAAAVAALMIIVVVSYRQLIRAYPSGGGDYEVASKNLGERAGLVVASALLVDYVLTVAVSVASGVDNLISAFPELHSLRVEMAIVCVGLLIAVNLRGVAESSRAFAAPTYFFIASVAAMIVVGVAREVFGTLPLAESAGYTVRHHDLATAGIVLLVLRSFASGCSALTGVEAIANGVPAFRRPKISNAQRTLLTMGAIAVTAFIGITFLALRTQVHYAADPCELQGFEDCEGTAQRSVIAQIAASVFGGYTSLGFYAIQAATALVLLLAANTAFNGFPSLGSVLSRDRYAPKALQARGDRLVFSNGVIILGAAAALLELVFRANVNLLIQMYIIGVFISFTLGQSGMVVHWTRKLRSGHAPGAAAAKVKRIRVINFVGAITTGTVFVIVTITKFTHGAWIVFVIMPILWFFMRKVNRYYADVDQQVEPDPSTVFGSTGDHAIVLVHKVQTPVLKALDYAIAAQHRSLEAVHVATDPSALPELERNWALQRIRLPLTILPSPYRDVSTPLVEHIREHREQHGSEVISVYIPQYVFGHWWEGMLHNRKARRIRHRLVLCPGVAVVLVPWLLDSSRALYTRPPRAIPGLERRGVSALPVVRDNAKK from the coding sequence ATGGCGCTTCCCATCTTCTCCTCGGACATGCTGTCGTCCGTCGCGTATGGCCCGCAGGAGCTGCTGCTCATGCTCACCGCGGGCGGCCTCGCCTTCCTCGTGTTCGCGCCGTGGGTGGCGGCCGCGGTCGCCGCGCTCATGATCATCGTCGTCGTGTCGTATCGCCAACTGATCCGCGCGTACCCCTCCGGCGGCGGTGACTACGAGGTCGCGTCCAAGAACCTGGGTGAGAGGGCGGGACTCGTGGTGGCGTCGGCCCTGCTCGTCGACTACGTGCTCACGGTCGCCGTGTCCGTGGCCTCGGGCGTGGACAACCTCATCTCCGCCTTCCCCGAGCTGCACTCCTTGCGCGTGGAGATGGCGATCGTCTGCGTGGGACTCCTGATCGCCGTGAACCTGCGCGGCGTCGCCGAGTCGTCGCGCGCCTTCGCAGCGCCAACGTACTTCTTCATCGCGAGCGTCGCCGCCATGATCGTCGTAGGTGTAGCCCGCGAGGTCTTCGGGACGCTGCCCCTTGCAGAGTCCGCCGGGTACACGGTTCGCCACCACGACCTCGCCACTGCGGGGATCGTCCTGCTCGTGCTGCGCTCGTTCGCGTCCGGCTGTTCGGCGCTCACCGGAGTCGAGGCGATCGCCAATGGCGTGCCCGCCTTCCGGCGCCCCAAGATCTCGAACGCGCAGCGCACGCTGCTGACGATGGGCGCCATCGCCGTGACCGCGTTCATCGGCATCACCTTCCTCGCTCTCCGCACCCAGGTGCACTACGCCGCCGACCCATGTGAACTCCAAGGCTTCGAGGACTGCGAAGGCACGGCGCAGCGCTCCGTCATCGCGCAGATCGCGGCGTCGGTGTTCGGCGGCTACACGTCGCTCGGCTTCTACGCGATCCAGGCCGCGACGGCCCTGGTGCTGCTGCTCGCCGCGAACACGGCGTTCAACGGCTTCCCGTCCCTCGGCTCCGTGCTCTCGCGCGACCGCTACGCGCCCAAGGCGCTGCAGGCTCGCGGCGACCGCCTCGTGTTCAGCAACGGGGTGATCATCCTGGGCGCGGCAGCCGCGCTGCTCGAGCTGGTCTTCCGCGCCAACGTCAACCTGCTCATCCAGATGTACATCATCGGCGTCTTCATCAGCTTCACGCTCGGCCAGTCCGGAATGGTGGTCCACTGGACGCGCAAGCTCCGCTCCGGCCACGCCCCCGGCGCCGCAGCGGCGAAGGTCAAGCGCATCCGCGTCATCAACTTCGTGGGCGCGATCACCACGGGAACGGTCTTCGTCATCGTCACGATCACCAAGTTCACGCACGGCGCGTGGATCGTGTTCGTGATCATGCCGATCCTGTGGTTCTTCATGCGCAAGGTGAACCGGTATTACGCCGACGTCGACCAGCAGGTTGAGCCGGACCCGAGCACCGTCTTCGGCTCCACCGGCGACCACGCGATCGTGCTTGTGCACAAGGTGCAGACGCCCGTGCTCAAGGCCCTCGACTACGCCATCGCCGCCCAGCACAGAAGCCTCGAGGCCGTGCATGTGGCGACCGACCCGTCGGCCCTGCCAGAGCTCGAGCGGAACTGGGCGCTGCAGCGCATCCGCCTGCCCCTGACGATCCTTCCGTCGCCCTATCGCGACGTCTCCACGCCGCTCGTCGAGCACATTCGCGAGCACCGCGAGCAGCACGGGTCCGAGGTCATCTCCGTCTACATCCCCCAGTACGTGTTCGGCCACTGGTGGGAGGGCATGCTGCACAACCGCAAGGCGCGGCGCATCCGGCACCGACTGGTGCTGTGTCCCGGCGTGGCAGTGGTGCTCGTGCCGTGGCTGCTCGACTCTTCGAGGGCGCTCTACACCCGCCCCCCGCGCGCGATTCCCGGGCTCGAGCGCCGCGGCGTGTCCGCGCTCCCAGTGGTTCGCGACAACGCCAAGAAGTAG
- the ilvD gene encoding dihydroxy-acid dehydratase translates to MTSTPDIKPRSRQVTDGLEATASRGMLRAVGLGDEDFAKPQIGIASSWNEITPCNLSLQRLAAASKNGVHAGGGYPLEFGTISVSDGISMGHEGMHFSLVSRDIIADSVETVMMAERLDGSVLLAGCDKSLPGMLMAAARLDLASVFLYAGSIMPGHVKLSDGTEKDVTIIDAFEAVGACAAGLMSEEDRLTIEKAICPGEGACGGMYTANTMASVGEALGMSIPGSASPPSADRRRDYYAHKSGEAVVNMLRLGITARDIMTKEAFENAIAVVMAFGGSTNAVLHLLAIANEAEVDLTLDDFSRVAAKVPHLGDLKPFGKFVMNDVDRVGGVPAVMITLLEAGLMHGDALTVTGKTLAENMAELKPEKIDGRVVRALNNPIHKSGGITILKGSLAPDGAVVKSAGFDNDVFEATARVFDRERAALDALEAGQIHKGDCVVIRYEGPKGGPGMREMLAITAAIKGAGLGKDVLLVTDGRFSGGTTGLCVGHIAPEAVDAGPIAFVRDGDRITLDVANGRLELLVSEEELAARREGWEPLPAVYTRGVLAKYAKLVGSASKGAVLS, encoded by the coding sequence ATGACGTCAACGCCCGACATCAAGCCCCGTTCACGACAGGTCACCGACGGCCTCGAGGCCACCGCGTCCCGCGGCATGCTGCGAGCGGTTGGACTCGGCGACGAGGACTTCGCCAAGCCGCAGATCGGCATCGCGAGCTCGTGGAACGAGATCACGCCCTGCAACCTGTCGCTGCAGCGCCTCGCGGCCGCATCCAAGAACGGGGTGCACGCCGGCGGCGGCTACCCGCTCGAGTTCGGCACCATCTCCGTCAGTGACGGCATCTCGATGGGGCACGAGGGAATGCACTTCTCGCTCGTGAGCCGCGACATCATCGCGGACTCGGTCGAGACCGTGATGATGGCCGAGCGCCTTGATGGATCCGTGCTGCTCGCGGGCTGCGACAAGTCGCTGCCCGGCATGCTCATGGCGGCCGCGCGGCTGGACCTCGCCTCGGTGTTCCTCTACGCGGGCTCGATCATGCCCGGGCACGTGAAGCTTAGCGATGGCACCGAGAAGGACGTCACGATCATCGACGCCTTCGAGGCCGTGGGCGCGTGCGCCGCCGGGCTCATGTCCGAGGAGGACCGGCTGACCATCGAGAAGGCCATCTGCCCGGGTGAGGGCGCGTGCGGCGGCATGTACACCGCGAACACGATGGCGTCCGTTGGTGAGGCGCTCGGCATGTCGATCCCCGGCTCCGCGTCCCCGCCCTCCGCTGACCGACGCCGCGATTACTACGCGCACAAGTCGGGTGAGGCGGTGGTCAACATGCTGCGGCTGGGCATCACCGCTCGCGACATCATGACCAAGGAGGCGTTCGAGAACGCGATCGCCGTTGTCATGGCGTTCGGCGGCTCCACCAACGCGGTGCTGCATCTGCTCGCGATCGCGAACGAGGCCGAGGTTGACCTCACGCTCGACGACTTCTCGCGCGTCGCCGCGAAGGTGCCGCACCTTGGCGACCTCAAGCCGTTCGGCAAGTTCGTGATGAACGACGTTGACCGGGTCGGCGGCGTGCCGGCCGTCATGATCACGCTCCTCGAGGCCGGACTCATGCATGGCGACGCCCTCACCGTCACCGGTAAGACCCTCGCCGAGAACATGGCCGAGCTCAAGCCGGAGAAGATCGACGGCCGGGTGGTGCGCGCGCTGAACAACCCGATTCACAAGTCGGGCGGGATCACGATCCTCAAGGGCTCGCTCGCGCCCGACGGCGCCGTGGTGAAGTCCGCGGGCTTCGACAACGACGTGTTCGAGGCGACCGCTCGCGTGTTTGATCGCGAGCGCGCCGCGCTTGATGCGCTCGAGGCGGGTCAGATCCACAAGGGCGACTGCGTCGTGATCCGGTACGAGGGCCCCAAGGGCGGTCCCGGAATGCGCGAGATGCTCGCCATCACCGCCGCCATCAAGGGCGCCGGGCTCGGCAAGGACGTGCTGCTGGTCACCGACGGCCGCTTCAGCGGCGGAACCACGGGCCTGTGCGTTGGCCACATCGCGCCCGAGGCCGTGGACGCGGGGCCCATCGCCTTCGTTCGCGATGGGGACAGGATCACGCTCGACGTGGCCAACGGCCGGCTCGAACTGCTCGTGTCCGAGGAGGAGCTCGCCGCCCGACGCGAGGGCTGGGAGCCGCTTCCCGCGGTGTACACGCGCGGCGTGCTTGCGAAGTACGCGAAGCTGGTGGGATCTGCCTCGAAGGGGGCGGTGCTCAGCTGA
- a CDS encoding TipAS antibiotic-recognition domain-containing protein produces MTTDEMFEGFKHAQYEPEARERWGDAVVDSSNANWERMGAEGKRRHMEIDREIVEALGAAARIHLAPDSAEVQDVAARHYEWVAKIWTPSAEAYVSLTQMYVDDERFRSHYDEITPGAAALLRDAAAVYAAKHLS; encoded by the coding sequence ATGACAACCGACGAGATGTTCGAGGGCTTCAAGCACGCCCAGTACGAGCCAGAGGCCCGCGAGCGCTGGGGTGACGCCGTAGTCGACAGCTCGAACGCCAACTGGGAGCGCATGGGCGCCGAGGGCAAGCGGCGGCACATGGAGATCGACCGCGAGATCGTCGAGGCGCTCGGCGCCGCAGCCCGCATCCACCTCGCTCCCGACAGCGCAGAGGTACAGGACGTCGCGGCTCGCCACTACGAGTGGGTCGCGAAGATCTGGACGCCGAGCGCGGAGGCCTACGTGTCGCTCACGCAGATGTACGTGGACGACGAGCGCTTCCGCAGCCACTACGACGAGATCACGCCGGGCGCCGCGGCCCTGTTGCGCGATGCGGCAGCCGTTTACGCCGCGAAACACCTGTCGTAG
- the xylA gene encoding xylose isomerase, with amino-acid sequence MAPTPTKADKFSFGLWTLGWAAQDPFGSATRPPLDNPAAIRKLGELGVWGITFHDDDVFPFGSSDAERQKHIDDLKDACADSGVIVEMVTTNLFSHPVFKDGGFTSNDRGVRRFALRKVLRNLDLAAELGAKTFVMWGGREGAEYDSAKDINAALERYREAVNFLGDYVTDKGYDIRFAIEPKPNEPRGDILLPTVGHALAFINSLERPELVGLNPEVGHEQMAGLNFTAGIAQALYHGKLFHIDLNGQRGIKYDQDLVFGHGDLHNAFSLVDLLENGSPNGGPRYDGARHFDYKPSRTEDENGVWDSVKANMQMYLLLKERAGAFRADPEVQEALQAARVYELGQNTLGDGETADQLKADRSAYEDFNAEAYFGGKGFGFVRLQQLATEHLMGARG; translated from the coding sequence ATGGCGCCCACACCCACCAAGGCGGACAAGTTTTCCTTCGGTCTCTGGACCCTGGGCTGGGCCGCGCAGGACCCGTTCGGTTCGGCCACCCGTCCCCCGCTAGACAACCCGGCGGCGATCCGCAAGCTCGGCGAACTCGGCGTGTGGGGCATTACCTTCCACGACGACGATGTGTTCCCCTTCGGCAGCTCGGACGCGGAGCGCCAGAAGCACATCGATGACCTCAAGGACGCGTGCGCCGACAGCGGCGTGATCGTCGAGATGGTCACGACCAACCTCTTCTCCCACCCGGTCTTCAAGGACGGCGGCTTCACCTCCAACGACCGCGGCGTGCGCCGGTTCGCGCTGCGCAAGGTGCTGCGCAACCTCGACCTCGCCGCAGAGCTCGGCGCCAAGACCTTCGTCATGTGGGGCGGCCGCGAGGGCGCCGAGTACGACAGCGCCAAGGACATCAACGCCGCGCTCGAGCGCTACCGCGAGGCCGTGAACTTCCTCGGCGACTACGTGACAGACAAGGGTTACGACATCAGGTTCGCGATCGAGCCCAAGCCCAACGAGCCCCGCGGAGACATCCTGCTCCCGACCGTTGGCCACGCCCTCGCGTTCATCAACTCGCTTGAGCGCCCCGAGCTCGTTGGCCTCAACCCCGAGGTGGGCCACGAGCAGATGGCGGGCCTCAACTTCACCGCCGGAATCGCCCAGGCGCTGTACCACGGCAAGCTCTTCCACATCGACCTCAACGGCCAGCGCGGCATCAAGTACGACCAGGACCTCGTGTTCGGTCACGGCGACCTGCACAACGCGTTCTCCCTGGTAGACCTGCTGGAGAACGGTTCGCCCAACGGCGGTCCGCGCTACGACGGCGCCCGCCACTTCGACTACAAGCCCTCGCGCACCGAGGACGAGAACGGCGTGTGGGACTCGGTCAAGGCCAACATGCAGATGTACCTGCTGCTCAAGGAGCGCGCGGGCGCATTCCGCGCGGACCCCGAGGTGCAGGAGGCCCTGCAGGCGGCCCGGGTCTACGAGCTTGGCCAGAACACGCTCGGCGACGGCGAGACCGCGGACCAGCTCAAGGCAGACCGCTCCGCCTACGAGGACTTCAACGCGGAGGCCTACTTCGGCGGCAAGGGATTCGGCTTCGTTCGCCTGCAGCAGCTCGCTACGGAGCACCTGATGGGGGCACGCGGCTAG
- a CDS encoding NAD(P)H-dependent oxidoreductase, with protein sequence MARGSFDGKPVAIMGVSGGLFGTMAAQQHLRAILGHYNAPTMGQPETFLRFNAEDFAGGEIVDGATRAMLTNFIEAAAAHVALHTRETATV encoded by the coding sequence ATGGCAAGGGGCTCCTTCGACGGCAAGCCCGTGGCGATCATGGGCGTCTCGGGCGGGCTGTTCGGCACGATGGCCGCGCAGCAGCACCTGCGCGCGATTCTCGGCCACTACAACGCGCCGACCATGGGTCAGCCGGAGACCTTCCTCCGCTTCAACGCGGAGGACTTCGCGGGCGGCGAGATCGTCGACGGCGCCACCCGCGCGATGCTGACGAACTTCATCGAGGCCGCCGCCGCCCACGTGGCCCTGCACACGCGCGAGACCGCCACCGTCTAG
- a CDS encoding acetolactate synthase large subunit, producing the protein MAQVETPKPSAVRTRPVTTPAAPAAHAGEKMLGSESLIRSLEMAGVTDIFGLPGGAILPAYDPLMDSKILRHILVRHEQGAGHAAQGYAHATGRPGVCIATSGPGATNLVTPIADANMDSIPMVAITGQVGASFIGTDAFQEADIVGITQPITKHNMLVTDPEDIPRAIAEAFHIATHGRPGPVLVDVTKSAMQTQTTFRWPTRVDLPGFNSGSKPHAKTVTEAARLLATSRRPVLYVGGGVIRSGASAGLRKLVDLSGAAVVTTLMARGALPDSHPQHLGMPGMHGTVAAVAALQKADLVVALGARFDDRVTGRLDSFAPNAVIVHADIDPAEIGKNRVVDVPIVGDLKDVFADLVPALAEEQRKHGQPDLGAWWKQLDEWRTTYALGYDRTADGLSSPQYVIQRLGELNDSDSTIFTAGVGQHQMWASQFIKYEHPNTWINSGGLGTMGFSVPAAMGAKVGMPDKTVWAIDGDGCFQMTNQELVTCALNEIPIKVAIINNSSLGMVRQWQTLFYDSRYSNTDLNTGHGTVRVPDFVKLADAMGCVGLRCESDADVDATIKRANEINDQPVVVDFTVSRDAMVWPMVAAGTSNDEIQYARGMAPQWEREV; encoded by the coding sequence ATGGCACAGGTCGAGACACCGAAGCCCTCAGCGGTGCGCACGCGCCCCGTGACCACTCCCGCGGCGCCGGCCGCGCACGCGGGCGAGAAGATGCTGGGCTCCGAGTCACTCATTCGCTCGCTCGAGATGGCGGGCGTCACGGACATCTTTGGTCTGCCGGGCGGCGCGATCCTGCCCGCGTACGACCCCCTCATGGACTCCAAGATCCTGCGGCACATCCTTGTGCGCCACGAGCAGGGCGCCGGTCACGCCGCGCAGGGCTACGCGCACGCAACGGGGCGCCCGGGCGTGTGCATTGCCACGTCCGGCCCAGGCGCCACGAACCTCGTCACGCCCATCGCCGACGCCAACATGGACTCGATTCCGATGGTCGCCATCACGGGCCAGGTGGGCGCGAGCTTCATCGGCACGGACGCCTTCCAAGAGGCGGACATCGTCGGCATCACGCAGCCCATCACCAAGCACAACATGCTGGTGACGGACCCTGAGGACATCCCGCGCGCCATCGCCGAGGCGTTCCACATCGCCACGCATGGCCGGCCCGGGCCCGTGCTGGTGGACGTCACCAAGTCCGCAATGCAGACCCAGACCACGTTCCGGTGGCCAACCCGCGTGGACCTGCCCGGATTCAACTCGGGCTCCAAGCCGCACGCCAAGACGGTGACGGAGGCCGCGCGCCTCCTGGCCACAAGCAGGCGACCCGTGCTCTACGTCGGCGGTGGCGTGATCCGTTCCGGAGCGTCGGCCGGGCTGCGCAAGCTGGTTGACCTCAGCGGCGCCGCGGTGGTCACCACCCTCATGGCCCGCGGTGCGCTCCCTGACAGCCACCCCCAGCACCTCGGCATGCCCGGCATGCACGGCACGGTCGCGGCCGTGGCGGCGCTGCAGAAGGCCGACCTCGTGGTCGCCCTTGGCGCGCGATTCGACGACCGGGTGACGGGCCGCCTTGACAGCTTCGCGCCCAATGCGGTGATCGTCCACGCGGACATCGACCCGGCGGAGATCGGCAAGAACCGCGTGGTTGACGTGCCGATCGTCGGCGACCTCAAGGACGTGTTCGCGGACCTGGTTCCCGCGCTCGCCGAGGAGCAGCGCAAGCACGGCCAGCCCGATCTTGGCGCCTGGTGGAAGCAGCTCGACGAGTGGCGCACCACGTATGCGCTCGGCTACGACCGCACGGCTGATGGCCTTAGCAGCCCCCAGTACGTGATCCAGCGCCTCGGCGAGCTCAACGACTCCGACTCGACGATCTTCACCGCCGGCGTTGGCCAGCACCAGATGTGGGCAAGTCAGTTCATCAAGTACGAACACCCCAACACGTGGATCAACTCGGGCGGCCTTGGCACGATGGGCTTCTCGGTGCCCGCTGCGATGGGCGCCAAGGTGGGCATGCCGGACAAGACGGTGTGGGCGATCGACGGCGACGGCTGCTTCCAGATGACCAACCAGGAGCTCGTCACGTGCGCGCTCAACGAGATCCCCATCAAAGTGGCGATCATCAACAACTCGTCGCTCGGCATGGTGCGGCAGTGGCAGACCCTGTTCTACGACTCGCGCTACTCCAACACGGACCTCAACACCGGCCACGGCACCGTGCGCGTGCCCGACTTTGTGAAGCTGGCCGACGCTATGGGTTGCGTTGGTCTTCGCTGCGAGTCCGACGCTGATGTGGACGCGACCATCAAGCGCGCCAACGAGATCAACGACCAGCCGGTCGTCGTGGACTTCACGGTGTCGCGAGACGCCATGGTGTGGCCCATGGTTGCGGCCGGTACCAGCAACGATGAGATTCAGTACGCTCGCGGCATGGCGCCGCAGTGGGAACGTGAGGTGTAG
- a CDS encoding ROK family transcriptional regulator — protein MVDTPTRPPQPWTVRGSGGARHDSIRGHNLSTVLSAVHYGHAVSRATLTRETGLNRSTIGAVVATLEEAGLVTSEEPDAAGTVGRPSPVIRPASGIAALAINPDIDAVRVALVGLGGRVLAQASETLPSIPSPADAAATAARLAASILGESASGLVGAGVAVPGLVDFEGGTVVNAPHLAWRNQEIAGPWSTALGMSVHVGNDANVALLAEVRFGAARGARDVLYLNGSTSGIGGAALVGGRLMTGSRGHGGEFGHMVVRGGAARCDCGRTGCLETEVNVQRLASLAGTARAAEVERQAAVLAGAVANLISAFNPELVVVGGFLAELIDAQSALVTEIVARDTLSPLADSVPIVRAELGDSVLALGAAELAFAPLLADPVPARA, from the coding sequence ATGGTGGACACCCCCACGCGGCCCCCTCAGCCATGGACGGTGAGGGGATCCGGCGGCGCGCGCCACGACTCCATTCGCGGCCACAATCTGTCCACGGTACTCAGCGCCGTGCACTACGGCCACGCCGTCTCGCGCGCCACGCTCACGCGGGAGACGGGACTCAATCGCTCGACGATCGGCGCCGTGGTCGCGACGCTCGAGGAGGCGGGCCTCGTCACCTCGGAGGAGCCCGACGCTGCCGGCACCGTTGGCAGGCCAAGTCCCGTCATTCGTCCCGCAAGCGGGATAGCCGCGCTCGCGATCAACCCCGATATCGACGCCGTCCGCGTGGCGCTCGTCGGCCTCGGCGGACGGGTCCTCGCCCAGGCGAGCGAGACCCTCCCGTCGATCCCAAGCCCCGCCGACGCGGCCGCAACCGCCGCCCGACTGGCGGCCTCAATCCTGGGTGAGTCAGCGTCGGGCCTGGTAGGTGCCGGGGTTGCAGTTCCCGGCCTCGTGGACTTCGAGGGCGGAACCGTGGTCAACGCTCCCCACCTCGCGTGGCGCAACCAAGAGATCGCGGGACCGTGGAGCACGGCCCTGGGGATGTCCGTGCACGTCGGCAACGACGCGAATGTGGCGCTGCTCGCGGAGGTGCGGTTCGGCGCCGCGCGGGGCGCGCGCGACGTGCTATACCTCAACGGATCCACCTCCGGCATCGGCGGCGCCGCGCTCGTGGGCGGGAGGCTCATGACCGGCTCGCGCGGGCACGGCGGCGAGTTCGGCCACATGGTGGTGCGCGGGGGAGCGGCGCGATGCGACTGCGGCCGCACCGGCTGTCTCGAGACCGAGGTCAACGTGCAGCGCCTCGCGAGCCTTGCCGGCACCGCGCGGGCCGCCGAGGTCGAGCGCCAGGCAGCCGTGCTCGCGGGCGCGGTCGCCAACCTCATCTCCGCGTTCAACCCCGAGCTGGTGGTCGTCGGCGGCTTCCTCGCCGAGCTCATCGACGCGCAGTCGGCGCTCGTGACCGAGATCGTGGCGCGCGACACCCTGTCGCCGCTCGCGGACTCGGTGCCGATCGTGCGCGCGGAGCTGGGTGACTCTGTGCTCGCGCTCGGTGCCGCCGAGCTCGCCTTCGCGCCCCTCCTGGCGGACCCGGTGCCAGCGCGCGCGTAG
- a CDS encoding LacI family transcriptional regulator: MNPAARVKLSDVAARAGVSVATVSKVVNGRYGVSKDTIDLVQGVIDELGYVGNLSAASLRSSSTNVLGILVADFEPYSAEIIKGAATVTRGTAWELLAHAGGETHGWERRSIARLGGTLIEGAVVVTPTTSNFNLIVPAVAIDPHYGPNQMPTVDADSYAGALAAVEHLIGLGHTRIAFIGGRSELDSSLLRENGFRDAMAAAGLEIPEGYVRESRYDPDVAEAIALEMLALPERPTAIFAANDVTAIRALGAARMLGMRVPHDVSVVGFDDIPQASLVSPTLTTVRQPLGAMGEAAMHMLLDILAGKDRETHVRMPTELVVRESTAPPAA; the protein is encoded by the coding sequence ATGAACCCAGCGGCGCGCGTCAAGCTCTCCGACGTCGCCGCTCGTGCGGGCGTCTCCGTTGCCACGGTTTCCAAGGTCGTCAACGGCCGGTACGGAGTGTCCAAGGACACGATCGACCTGGTACAGGGCGTGATCGACGAGCTCGGCTACGTGGGCAACCTCTCCGCCGCGTCCCTTCGCTCCTCGAGCACGAACGTGCTTGGCATTCTCGTCGCGGACTTTGAGCCCTACTCCGCGGAGATCATCAAGGGAGCCGCGACCGTCACCCGGGGCACCGCGTGGGAGCTCTTGGCACACGCCGGCGGCGAGACGCACGGTTGGGAGCGCCGCTCGATCGCCCGCCTGGGCGGGACCCTCATCGAGGGGGCCGTGGTGGTGACGCCCACCACCTCGAACTTCAACCTCATCGTTCCTGCCGTCGCCATCGACCCGCACTATGGCCCCAATCAGATGCCGACCGTGGACGCCGACTCCTATGCGGGCGCGCTCGCGGCGGTGGAGCACCTCATTGGTCTGGGCCACACCCGCATCGCCTTCATCGGCGGTCGCAGCGAGCTCGATTCGTCGCTGCTGCGCGAGAACGGGTTCCGCGACGCGATGGCCGCGGCGGGACTCGAGATTCCCGAAGGGTACGTTCGCGAGTCGCGCTACGACCCCGACGTCGCCGAGGCCATCGCCCTCGAGATGCTCGCGCTCCCGGAGCGCCCGACCGCGATCTTCGCCGCGAACGACGTGACCGCGATCCGGGCCCTCGGCGCGGCTCGCATGCTCGGCATGCGCGTGCCGCACGACGTCTCCGTCGTCGGCTTCGATGACATCCCCCAGGCTTCCCTCGTGAGCCCAACGCTCACCACGGTTCGCCAGCCGCTGGGCGCCATGGGCGAGGCCGCGATGCACATGCTGCTCGACATCCTGGCCGGCAAGGACCGCGAGACCCACGTGCGGATGCCCACCGAGCTCGTCGTGCGCGAGTCCACGGCCCCTCCTGCCGCCTGA
- a CDS encoding RNA polymerase sigma factor — translation MSHPMLEQLCAERYGRLIAFATILSGSRAMAQDLVHDALLSVFSRSRNFPTLNAAEAYVRKAIASRFIDSKRRESRDSKAGARFGAQQTGTYADPEVPDSRLAAALQALPPRERVCVALRYLDDLSIQETADALGLAPGSVKRYVADGVGHLNMALGLNEVVADRPTVPVDARKEAS, via the coding sequence ATGAGTCACCCGATGCTGGAACAGTTGTGCGCGGAGCGATACGGCCGCCTGATTGCTTTCGCAACGATCCTGTCCGGCTCGCGTGCCATGGCGCAGGATCTCGTCCACGACGCGCTCCTTTCCGTGTTCAGCCGCTCGCGCAACTTCCCCACTCTCAACGCCGCAGAGGCGTACGTGCGCAAGGCGATCGCCTCAAGGTTCATCGATTCCAAGCGCCGCGAGAGCCGCGATTCCAAGGCCGGCGCCCGGTTCGGGGCTCAGCAGACAGGAACCTACGCGGACCCCGAGGTGCCCGACTCTCGACTCGCCGCAGCGCTCCAGGCCCTGCCCCCGCGCGAGCGCGTCTGCGTAGCACTTCGCTATCTGGACGATCTCAGCATTCAGGAGACGGCGGACGCCTTGGGTCTGGCCCCGGGCTCCGTGAAGCGGTACGTGGCCGACGGCGTGGGCCACCTCAACATGGCGCTCGGGTTGAACGAGGTGGTGGCCGACCGGCCCACGGTTCCGGTCGACGCCCGGAAGGAGGCATCGTGA